Proteins encoded within one genomic window of Chroicocephalus ridibundus chromosome 7, bChrRid1.1, whole genome shotgun sequence:
- the NABP1 gene encoding SOSS complex subunit B2 isoform X1, producing MSAASDTYILIKDIKPGLKNLNVIFIVLEIGRVTKTKDGHEVRSCKVADKTGSITISVWDEIGGLIQPGDIIRLTKGYASLWKGCLTLYTGRGGELHKIGEFCMVYSEVPNFSEPNSEHVGQNKLAQGEQNNSSASSNMGSCTFGPMGNGLQTGPESSGFPFTYNHGHTYAGSGRGNGRGPVNPAPANSVQPLPAVSNGRDPRRAFKR from the exons ATGAGCGCGGCGAGCGATACGTACATCCTCATAAAAGACATAAAACCCGGACTGAAAAACTTAAATGTCATCTTTATTGTGCTGGAGATCG ggcgAGTCACCAAGACGAAGGACGGGCACGAGGTGAGGTCCTGCAAAGTGGCGGACAAGACGGGCAGCATCACCATCTCCGTGTGGGACGAGATCGGCGGCCTCATCCAGCCGGGGGACATCATCCGCCTGACCAAAGG GTACGCATCTCTGTGGAAAGGATGCCTGACACTTTACACAGGACGAGGAGGCGAGCTGCATAAAATTGGGGA GTTCTGCATGGTATACTCAGAAGTGCCAAACTTCAGTGAGCCCAACTCAGAACACGTCGGGCAGAACAAACTG GCACAGGGTGAACAGAATAATAGTTCTGCATCAAGTAATATGGGTTCTTGTACTTTCGGGCCAATGG gaAACGGCTTACAAACTGGACCTGAATCAAGCGGATTTCCATTTACATATAATCACGGCCACACTTATGCAGGTAGTGGGAGAGGCAATGGACGAGGACCTGTAAATCCAGCACCAGCTAATAGTGTTCAGCCTCTTCCTGCTGTCAGTAATGGGAGGGACCCACGCAGAGCCTTTAAAAGATGA
- the NABP1 gene encoding SOSS complex subunit B2 isoform X2, which translates to MSAASDTYILIKDIKPGLKNLNVIFIVLEIGRVTKTKDGHEVRSCKVADKTGSITISVWDEIGGLIQPGDIIRLTKGYASLWKGCLTLYTGRGGELHKIGEFCMVYSEVPNFSEPNSEHVGQNKLGEQNNSSASSNMGSCTFGPMGNGLQTGPESSGFPFTYNHGHTYAGSGRGNGRGPVNPAPANSVQPLPAVSNGRDPRRAFKR; encoded by the exons ATGAGCGCGGCGAGCGATACGTACATCCTCATAAAAGACATAAAACCCGGACTGAAAAACTTAAATGTCATCTTTATTGTGCTGGAGATCG ggcgAGTCACCAAGACGAAGGACGGGCACGAGGTGAGGTCCTGCAAAGTGGCGGACAAGACGGGCAGCATCACCATCTCCGTGTGGGACGAGATCGGCGGCCTCATCCAGCCGGGGGACATCATCCGCCTGACCAAAGG GTACGCATCTCTGTGGAAAGGATGCCTGACACTTTACACAGGACGAGGAGGCGAGCTGCATAAAATTGGGGA GTTCTGCATGGTATACTCAGAAGTGCCAAACTTCAGTGAGCCCAACTCAGAACACGTCGGGCAGAACAAACTG GGTGAACAGAATAATAGTTCTGCATCAAGTAATATGGGTTCTTGTACTTTCGGGCCAATGG gaAACGGCTTACAAACTGGACCTGAATCAAGCGGATTTCCATTTACATATAATCACGGCCACACTTATGCAGGTAGTGGGAGAGGCAATGGACGAGGACCTGTAAATCCAGCACCAGCTAATAGTGTTCAGCCTCTTCCTGCTGTCAGTAATGGGAGGGACCCACGCAGAGCCTTTAAAAGATGA